The following coding sequences lie in one Sorex araneus isolate mSorAra2 chromosome 4, mSorAra2.pri, whole genome shotgun sequence genomic window:
- the C4H6orf118 gene encoding uncharacterized protein C6orf118 homolog, with translation MSSLLPVYLRWRHCETPGVRTLCNLRKLLNRLQRAHQEHILLYTSGHLNHHNLYQPPRQEASRWAGSRGPPLGQGEGPRPPPDRAAQMADALVDFTLHTALTPDDAEGSRLFRYLNLVPQDEPHPSEEDLLLECRPGTPAPGRPRRGELRWPEMRVLRSKYWRSSRKCGQDPGRDEHRYVSAYLAGLTKGDQYRAFLHFQRDVLATRDLLSSGITGSETALALERKLERELQRVCACEALDFNRLHVCGELFQDLCNSSLTFGDLLQEIKGEYELYMAILLHSQPAAQYQALRAHVRAMDCRTLKTEEVSQAKEELKALVKAVKAALEHNDRLREELETERLRLQEQEARPGECPSLLPFFFFFFFFGGGDHTRRCTGVTPGSSLRNYPWRCSGDHMGCYCACSSPLGAGQRDLHLIAFLLSPSVLNNLAVLNHKSIYFQIYMSKSRNSSKMDQVDDECLTHAQKVEAKRCEILNKWDEIKAIENEIKTNMIHIGALNISESKYKSIEAETQKLEIEIRILKKNIAITEKQLKQRIEKTKMHEKKQQLWMFINDFVSLDDTLDDPDLIGGATSETNLVPLT, from the exons ATGTCCTCCCTGCTGCCAGTTTACCTCCGGTGGAGACACTGCGAGACCCCAGGCGTGAGGACCCTCTGCAACCTCCGGAAGCTGCTGAACAGGCTCCAGCGGGCACACCAGGAGCACATCCTCCTCTACACGTCCGGGCACCTGAACCACCACAACCTCTACCAGCCTCCGAGGCAGGAGGCCTCCCGCTGGGCCGGCTCCCGGGGGCCCCCGCTGGGCCAGGGCGAggggccgcggccgccgcccgACAGGGCGGCCCAGATGGCGGACGCGCTGGTGGACTTCACCCTGCACACGGCCCTGACGCCTGACGATGCCGAGGGCTCCCGGCTCTTCCGGTACCTGAACCTGGTGCCTCAGGACGAGCCGCACCCCTCGGAGGAGGACCTGCTGCTGGAGTGCCGGCCCGGGACGCCGGCCCCCGGGAGGCCCCGGAGGGGGGAGCTACGCTGGCCCGAGATGAGGGTCCTGAGGAGCAAGTACTGGAGGAGCAGCCGGAAGTGCGGGCAGGACCCAGGCAGGGACGAGCACCGGTACGTGAGCGCCTACCTGGCCGGCCTCACCAAGGGGGACCAGTACCGGGCGTTCCTGCACTTCCAGAGGGACGTCCTGGCCACTCGGGACCTCCTGAGCAGCGGCATCACCGGGTCCGAGACAGCGCTCGCCCTCGAGAGGAAGCTGGAGCGG GAGCTGCAGCGGGTCTGCGCGTGCGAGGCCCTCGACTTCAACAGGCTGCACGTGTGCGGGGAGCTCTTCCAGGACCTCTGCAACAGCTCCCTGACCTTCGGCGACCTGCTGCAGGAGATCAAG GGCGAGTACGAGCTCTACATGGCCATCCTCCTGCACTCGCAGCCCGCCGCGCAGTACCAG GCCTTGCGGGCTCATGTCAGGGCCATGGACTGCAGGACCCTGAAGACGGAGGAGGTCAGCCAGGCCAAGGAGGAGCTGAAGGCACTGGTGAAGGCCGTCAAAGCAGCGCTGGAGCATAATGACAG ACTCAGAGAGGAGCTGGAGACCGAGCGGCTGCGGCTGCAGGAGCAGGAGGCCAGGCCAGGCgagtgtccctccctccttcctttctttttctttttttttttttttggggggggggatcacacccggcgatgcacaggggttactcctggctcttcactcaggaattacccctggcggtgctcaggggaccatatgggatgc TACTGTGCCTGCTCGTCCCCTCTTGGTGCTGGACAGAGGGACCTTCATCTGATTGCGTTTCTCCTAAGCCCGAGTGTTCTCAACAACTTGGCTGTTTTAAATCATAAGTCAATATATTTCCAGATCTATATGAGCAAATCAAGAA ATTCCTCCAAGATGGACCAAGTGGATGATGAATGCCTCACTCACGCTCAGAAGGTTGAAGCAAAGCGATGTGAAATACTTAACAAATGGGATGAAATTAAAGctattgaaaatgaaattaaaacaaatatgattCATATTGGAGCTTTAAATATTTCAGAGAGCAAATATAAAAGCATTGAG GCTGAAACTCAAAAGTTGGAGATAGAAATCAGGATCTTAAAGAAGAACATAGCT ATCACTGAGAAGCAACTGAAGCAGagaatagagaaaacaaaaatgcatgaGAAGAAGCAGCA ACTTTGGATGTTTATTAATGATTTTGTGAGCCTGGACGACACTCTCGATGATCCTGACCTGATTGGAGGAGCAACCAGTGAAACGAACCTCGTGCCACTCACATAG